TAATTGGTAGAAGTCATTACCGACATCATAGTGGCTCTGCACGTCTTCTTTACTGTGCTTTTCGTTATGTGATTGTTTTGGTAAGAAACGAATGTACTTCGAGTTGCGCATAAAACTATCTGCGTTCTCGTAAGCTGCGGTTAGTAATTTTTGAATACTATATGGGCCGCCAGTGATTTCGATCTTTCCATCCATATAACCTTCACCTAAAGCCAGCGAAGCGTTGTTCAAGATCTCTTTCATCGGGATTGCTTCTTTAAGCGTGATCGTAACTTCGGGCTCACCATCGCCGTAAACCGTGCTCTTACCATCCCAATAATTAACTTTAACTGGAATGTTGAATGAATGACCGAAAAGAGTCTTATAGAACGTTTTTTCAAGCATTGAAACTATCCTTCCTCTCGTAAAAAATGCTTATAAAACATAAGCATAAAAACAGTATACGCTTATTTTTTAGCGCTGATAAGTAAGTTGCAGAAATTATTGTGCGAAAATGGTATACTTGCTAGCAGAATAGTAAACGAATTATCGCTGGCTAATAAGAAGAAACTAAATTTTGTGTGGCTATAATTTGCCATAAGAGTGAATGCTATCGATTAGACTAGGCCAAAGAGCGGCAAGTCTAAGTCGCATCGGCCGTAACAACAAATTTATTAGCGCACTTGGCTAATAAATTACCTTAATTGTGAAGTAGAGCCATGTTTCTTGCGGTAAGTATTTTGCCACAAGAATGGCCATCGTCCGTAACAACAAAATTTATTAGCGCACTTGGCTAATAAATTACCTTAATTGTGAAGTAGAGCCATGTTTCTTGCGGTAAGTATTTTGCCACAAGAATGGCCATCGTCCGTAACAACAAAATTTATTAGCGCACTTGGCTAATAAATTACCTTAATTGTGAAGTAGAAAGGTAGGCTAATTAATTTGCAAGTGCTTGATTTAATGAATAAACGTCGTCGTGGTGAAAAACTAACTACGGCAGAAATTACTTTTATTACGAAAGCAATTGTCGCCAAAGAGATGACGACTGCGCAGGTGGGGGCCTTTTTAGATACGTTTAGTTATCACGATATGGAAACTACGGCGGAGCTGACTGATTTAACGATGGCGTTGGCATATTCTGGTGGAATCTATGATCTTAGTGATTTGCCGGGGATCAAAGTTGCGCCGTTAACAACTGATGGTTTAGGCGACAAAACTAGTTTAGTTTTATTACCGTTGGTTGCTAGCTTAGGCGTACCGATTTTGCAAGTTGTGACACCTTTGGCTGAAGAAATGACTAGTCCTTTGGCGCGCTTAGCTGCAGTGCCGCAGTTACGGACTAAATTGGCCGCTGATGAATTTGTGACGACTTTGAAAAAAGTTAACGCAGTAGCTGCGGCACCAGTGGCTGAATTAGCGCCGTTACAGCAACAACTTGCTAAACTAGAAATAGAAACAGACACGACTGCGGTACCGGCATTACTGACGAGTCACTTACTTAGCCTAGCAATCGCTGCTGGTGTCGATGCATTGGTCGTTGATATTAAGACCGGCAATAACGGCTTGTCACTGAAACAAGCGCAACAAGTCGCAAAATTAGCGGTTGCGGTTGGTGCTGAAGTGGGCCGGCGAACTTTAGCGGTGATTTCCGATCTTAATCAACCGATCGGTGATGCTGTGGGTGCCAGTTGGGAAATTCGTGAAGTGATCGCTACCTTAAAAGGTGGTGGTCCAGCTGACCTACGTGAGTTAGTGCTTTCACTTGGAGCACAATTAGCTGTCTTAGGAGGCTATCTTGGGACCGTTGCTGATGCACGTGAAGCTTTGAGTGCCAATTTAGAAAACGGTCAAGCACTAGCTAAATTCCATGAGTGGCTAGTTGCCCAAGACGGCGATGCCAGTATTGTGGAGCAACCTGATTTATTAGCAACTGCAGAATTTACGGCAACAGCGCGAGCACCACGCTCAGGCTATATAGCAGCATGGGATATGGCACAATTAAAGCAGT
This is a stretch of genomic DNA from Loigolactobacillus coryniformis subsp. coryniformis KCTC 3167 = DSM 20001. It encodes these proteins:
- a CDS encoding pyrimidine-nucleoside phosphorylase yields the protein MNKRRRGEKLTTAEITFITKAIVAKEMTTAQVGAFLDTFSYHDMETTAELTDLTMALAYSGGIYDLSDLPGIKVAPLTTDGLGDKTSLVLLPLVASLGVPILQVVTPLAEEMTSPLARLAAVPQLRTKLAADEFVTTLKKVNAVAAAPVAELAPLQQQLAKLEIETDTTAVPALLTSHLLSLAIAAGVDALVVDIKTGNNGLSLKQAQQVAKLAVAVGAEVGRRTLAVISDLNQPIGDAVGASWEIREVIATLKGGGPADLRELVLSLGAQLAVLGGYLGTVADAREALSANLENGQALAKFHEWLVAQDGDASIVEQPDLLATAEFTATARAPRSGYIAAWDMAQLKQLRQLLGQTAGVGFVLNKKIGDSVEAGETLATVYSAAADIQPVLKLAQQAATIADKAPEHRLLYDVIDSALEQTD